A genomic stretch from Sporichthya brevicatena includes:
- a CDS encoding CNNM domain-containing protein: protein MSGTGGIVAALVLLLANAFFVGASFALVSARRSQVEPAANAGSRRAVRTLAAMDRLPQMMAGAQLGITICSVGLGALAEPAIAHLLEGPVEDAGLPHGAVHPVAFSVALLLVVLAHVLIGEMVPKNFTLAVPDRAAVLLGPPLATFSRAFSVVLALVRGMAAAVMWALRIRPSDHVDSAYGLHEVAEIAAESHREGLIDDEEYGRMARALDFTAMTAADVRIPRERLHTLAEGASAAELEALAARTRHMRFPVLDGAGVPIGYVHAKDLLVAGDLGGGVPIAPAVRPMPSVASDTPLPDVLAQLRGDRAPMATVVGAGGVGSGGVEGREVEGVLTLDDVVVALIRAGAPTRPA, encoded by the coding sequence CGCCTCGTTCGCGCTCGTCTCCGCCCGGCGCTCGCAGGTCGAGCCGGCCGCCAACGCCGGCTCCCGGCGGGCCGTCCGGACGCTCGCCGCGATGGACCGGCTGCCGCAGATGATGGCCGGGGCCCAGCTGGGCATCACGATCTGCTCGGTCGGCCTCGGCGCCCTGGCCGAACCCGCGATCGCGCACCTGCTGGAGGGGCCGGTCGAGGACGCGGGTCTGCCGCACGGCGCGGTCCACCCGGTGGCGTTCTCCGTGGCGTTGCTGCTGGTCGTGCTGGCGCACGTCCTGATCGGCGAGATGGTCCCGAAGAACTTCACGCTGGCCGTGCCCGACCGTGCCGCGGTGCTGCTCGGACCACCGCTCGCGACGTTCTCGCGCGCGTTCTCCGTCGTGCTCGCGCTGGTCCGGGGCATGGCGGCGGCGGTGATGTGGGCGCTGCGGATCCGGCCGTCCGACCACGTCGACAGCGCGTACGGCCTGCACGAGGTCGCCGAGATCGCCGCCGAGTCCCATCGCGAGGGACTGATCGACGACGAGGAGTACGGGCGCATGGCCCGGGCCCTCGACTTCACGGCCATGACCGCCGCGGACGTGCGCATCCCGCGCGAACGCCTCCACACGCTCGCGGAGGGCGCCTCCGCGGCCGAGCTCGAGGCGCTGGCCGCGCGCACCCGACACATGCGCTTCCCGGTGCTGGACGGCGCCGGGGTCCCGATCGGCTACGTCCACGCCAAGGACCTCCTGGTCGCGGGGGACCTCGGCGGCGGGGTCCCCATCGCACCCGCGGTCCGTCCGATGCCGTCCGTCGCCTCCGACACCCCCCTGCCCGACGTCCTGGCCCAGCTGCGGGGCGATCGCGCCCCGATGGCGACCGTCGTCGGGGCCGGGGGAGTCGGGTCCGGGGGAGTCGAGGGCCGGGAAGTCGAGGGCGTGCTCACCCTCGACGACGTCGTCGTGGCCCTGATCCGGGCCGGCGCTCCGACTCGTCCGGCTTAA